The proteins below are encoded in one region of Silene latifolia isolate original U9 population chromosome 2, ASM4854445v1, whole genome shotgun sequence:
- the LOC141641240 gene encoding uncharacterized protein LOC141641240 yields MTPTRNVDNAILQALTHILQNQQDIQQNLQNQPPLPPLLSFQKVKTRFLHLGDPVALTEWFRELEKSFALYDVREEDKVKLASHFLVKEADRWWSMTSPTSTLEPGFGWDRFKDLVEARFYPKELKQQRLKEFMNLKQGSLSVQAFTDKFNELAHYASRLVKNEEEKAFFYLDKLTPKLKSLIRRDSTSFVSIYDDALWAESSIRAIDEEARASHTSLGKRPLYSTSRHYVAPSRSFVPTSSPSYPNKKRFVPSGQANQGARLSPSNDKNPKGRMCYHCKKPLHPGIRCFDKKIVCFSCNKPGHKANECPEKKTTTTPAVPERPRGRILVMSRAEAEAHPDIVTDQKIVLKSPLGTRVSYQGVRKQTGVKLISAMKMVNALKKGHQAFLCVVTTPNSPSLPPLKDVPIVCEFPDVFPDELPEIPPERDVEFSIDLVPGTGPIA; encoded by the exons atgacTCCTACAAGAAACgttgataatgcaatcttacaagcTCTTACTCATATTCTCCAGAACCAGCAAGACATACAACAAAACCTACAAAACCAACCTCCTCTTCCTCCCCTCCTCAGTTTCCAGAAGGTGAAGACCCGGTTCTTACACTTGGGTG ATCCGGTGGCACTCACCGAATGGTTTCGTGAATTGGAGAAAAGCTTTGCCTTGTATGATGTTCGTGAAGAAGACAAAGTGAAATTGGCTTCTCATTTCCTTGTGAAAGAAGCTGATAGATGGTGGTCCATGACTAGTCCTACTTCCACTCTTGAGCCTGGCTTTGGTTGGGATCGCTTTAAGGATCTAGTTGAGGCTAGGTTCTAtccaaaagagctgaaacaacaaAGGCTCAAAGAATTTATGAATTTAAAGCAAGGAAGTCTTTCTGTCCAAGCCTTTACCGACAAGTTCAATGAACTTGCTCACTATGCTTCTAGACTtgtcaaaaatgaagaagaaaaggctttCTTTTACCTTGACAAGCTTACTCCAAAGCTTAAGAGCTTGATCCGTAGGGATTCTACTTCCTTTGTCTCAATCTATGATGATGCATTATGGGCCGAGAGCTCTATTCGGGCTATTGATGAAGAGGCTCGTGCTTCTCATACTTCCCTTGGCAAGAGGCCACTCTACTCCACTTCTAGGCATTATGTTGCTCCTTCTAGATCCTTTGTGCCTACTTCTTCCCCCTCTTATCCTAACAAGAAGAGGTTTGTTCCGAGTGGACAAGCAAATCAAGGTGCTCGGCTATCTCCTAGCAACGACAAAAATCCTAAGGGTCGTATGTgctatcattgtaagaagcctttGCATCCCGGAATTCGTTGCTTTGATAAGAAAATTGTGTGTTTCTCTTGCAACAAGCCTGGACACAAGGCTAATGAGTGTCCTGAGAAGAAGACTACTACTACTCCTGCTGTTCCTGAGAGGCCGAGAGGTCGCATCCTTGTGATGAGCCGTGCTGAGGCTGAGGCACACCCAGACATAGTCACTG atcaaaAGATTGTTCTTAAAAGCCCTTTGGGTACTCGCGTATCTTATCAAGGAGTTAGAAAGCAAACTGGTGTGAAGTTGATCTCGGCCATGAAAATGGTCAATGCGTTGAAGAAGGGTCATCAAGCATTTCTATGTGTAGTGACTACTCCTAATTCTCCTTCTCTTCCTCCCTTGAAGGATGTTCCCATTGTTTGTGAATTTCCGGATGTATTTCCCGATGAATTACCCGAGATTCCTCCTGAAAGAGATGTTGAATTTTCTATTGACCTAGTTCCCGGAACCGGTCCTATTGCTtaa